A stretch of Lactuca sativa cultivar Salinas chromosome 6, Lsat_Salinas_v11, whole genome shotgun sequence DNA encodes these proteins:
- the LOC111904592 gene encoding subtilisin-like protease, with protein sequence MLPIISYMLLLTCTTIFNVSPTMADNELKTYIVHLTSPQGQDFSQPQDREEWYKSLLSESASISNEKSVMVHMYHHVMTGFAAKMSEHQAEVIKNMKGVLSIRPERVYQLHTTHSPNFLGLHQNSGFWTDSNYGKGIIIGIIDSGITPRHPSFNDEGIPPPSSKWKGKCEVAGCNNKLIGLRNFDSFSKTPVDEDGHGTHTSSTAAGSQVHNANVFGNANGTAIGMAPLAHVAMYKVCSSGCSGSAIAAGMDAAIEDGVDVLSLSLGGGPSHFYDDVIATGAFVAMQKGIFVSCSAGNGGPRTSSLSNEAPWILTVGASTIDRRIRTTVYLGNKKLFDGEAINQPKDFDHKLRPLVYHAKDTISAAYCLNGSLDHIDVKGKVVLCDQGSSSGLDKSMVVKAAGGAAMILANHKIFGKTTIIEPNVIPASIVGYAEGVQIKNYLNSTTSPVATILFRGTIVDIDTAPEVASFSSRGPNLESPGILKPDIIGPGVNILASWPISIDNNTKTKATFNVISGTSMSCPHLAGIAALLKSEHPDWSPAAIKSAMMTTASQVNLKGHAIVDQKDARFIHADVFTIGAGHIKPSKSNDPGLVFDIQPNDYIPYLCGLGYTPIQIEMITKKKVSCSTTIPEAQLNYPSFVVSLKKGDTKTYSRTVTNVGMANSTYTIGEISVPHGVKAEVASFSQELMFTAVHHKLTYNITFTRDSTIEVKGHYGQGHMTWVSGKYSVRTPFAFKFE encoded by the coding sequence ATGTTGCCAATTATTTCTTATATGTTGCTTCTCACTTGCACCACCATCTTCAATGTCTCTCCCACCATGGCGGATAATGAACTCAAAACCTACATTGTTCATTTAACTTCACCCCAAGGCCAAGACTTTTCTCAACCTCAAGATCGTGAAGAGTGGTACAAATCACTTCTATCTGAAAGTGCTTCCATATCAAATGAGAAATCAGTCATGGTTCATATGTATCACCACGTGATGACGGGATTTGCTGCAAAAATGTCGGAGCATCAAGCAGAGGTGATAAAGAATATGAAGGGAGTTTTGTCTATAAGACCTGAGAGAGTGTATCAGTTACACACAACTCATTCCCCAAACTTTTTGGGCTTACACCAAAACTCGGGGTTTTGGACGGATTCAAACTATGGGAAGGGAATCATAATTGGGATTATAGACAGCGGAATCACTCCTCGGCATCCTTCGTTCAATGATGAAGGGATCCCACCTCCATCGTCTAAATGGAAAGGCAAATGTGAAGTAGCAGGGTGTAATAACAAGCTAATCGGGTTAAGGAACTTTGATTCCTTTAGTAAAACGCCAGTCGATGAAGACGGCCATGGAACTCACACTTCAAGTACTGCAGCAGGAAGTCAAGTACACAACGCGAACGTATTTGGAAATGCCAATGGCACTGCCATTGGAATGGCACCATTGGCACACGTGGCCATGTATAAAGTGTGCAGTTCAGGTTGTTCAGGAAGCGCCATTGCAGCAGGCATGGATGCAGCTATTGAAGATGGTGTTGATGTGCTTTCACTATCACTTGGTGGAGGTCCCTCCCACTTCTACGATGATGTTATTGCTACAGGTGCCTTCGTTGCCATGCAGAAAGGGATCTTTGTGAGTTGTTCAGCAGGTAACGGCGGGCCTCGTACTTCATCATTATCAAACGAAGCCCCATGGATCCTTACAGTTGGAGCTAGTACGATTGATAGAAGAATAAGAACAACAGTGTATCTGGGGAACAAAAAGTTGTTCGACGGAGAGGCAATAAACCAACCTAAAGATTTCGATCATAAGCTTCGGCCCCTTGTTTACCATGCAAAAGACACGATCTCAGCAGCATATTGCTTGAATGGATCACTAGACCATATTGATGTCAAAGGGAAGGTGGTATTGTGTGATCAGGGTTCAAGTTCTGGACTTGATAAGAGCATGGTAGTAAAGGCTGCCGGAGGAGCTGCCATGATTCTTGCTAATCACAAAATTTTTGGCAAGACTACAATCATAGAGCCTAATGTTATTCCTGCATCAATTGTTGGTTACGCGGAAGGAGTTCAGATAAAAAACTATTTGAATTCGACTACTTCCCCCGTAGCAACCATCCTCTTTCGTGGAACTATAGTCGACATAGATACAGCTCCAGAAGTGGCTTCTTTCTCTTCAAGAGGGCCTAACTTGGAAAGTCCTGGAATCCTGAAACCGGATATTATTGGTCCCGGGGTTAACATTCTCGCATCTTGGCCTATATCGATTGATAACAATACAAAGACCAAAGCAACATTTAACGTAATATCGGGCACATCAATGTCTTGTCCTCATCTCGCTGGCATAGCAGCACTGCTAAAAAGTGAGCATCCAGATTGGTCGCCGGCTGCAATCAAGTCCGCAATGATGACCACCGCAAGTCAAGTAAATCTAAAAGGGCATGCCATTGTAGACCAAAAAGACGCAAGATTCATCCATGCAGACGTGTTTACCATTGGCGCAGGTCACataaagccttcaaaatccaACGATCCAGGGCTCGTGTTTGATATCCAGCCCAATGATTACATTCCTTATCTGTGTGGGTTAGGTTATACTCCCATACAAATCGAAATGATCACTAAAAAGAAAGTTTCATGCTCAACAACTATACCTGAGGCACAACTAAATTATCCTTCTTTTGTGGTTTCACTTAAAAAGGGTGATACAAAAACATACTCAAGAACAGTGACTAACGTTGGTATGGCAAACTCGACTTATACCATCGGGGAAATTTCTGTACCACATGGTGTAAAAGCTGAGGTTGCTAGTTTTTCTCAAGAACTCATGTTCACAGCAGTACACCACAAGTTAACATACAATATAACTTTTACTCGGGACAGTACAATTGAGGTGAAGGGTCATTACGGCCAAGGGCATATGACTTGGGTTTCCGGTAAATACTCGGTTAGGACCCCATTTGCGTTCAAGTTTGAATAA